Below is a window of Candidatus Margulisiibacteriota bacterium DNA.
TTTTCGAAAAGCCTTCAATTGTTAAAAAACGTAACAAGAAAGCGGCTGTTAGAAAGAACAAATCTGAACAGGCCAAGGATAATTGGTAGTAAGTGTTTAAAATCATAGACCGCTATTTTTTAAAGGAATTATTTTTCCCTTTTCTGGTAGCGGTTTTTGCTTTAGTTATTATCGGTTTAGCCGATGTTATTTTTTCTTTAATGGACTATGTAGTAAACAGAGGTATTAGCTCTTCTGTTTTAGTGAAAATTCTGATCTATAAAATCCCTGCAATAATTGTTTTGTTTTTACCAGTAATCTCACTTTTTTCTGTGATGATTGTTATTTTTCGAATGATTAATGATAATGAAATTCCTATTTATTGGACGTCTGGTGTTATTTATGAAAGGGTCATTGCTCCCTTTTTTTGTTTTGCCTTATTTATTGTTATTTGTTCGTTTGTCTTAACTGAATATATCGTTCCTGTAACAAATTATCGTTCGAATACAATGATTCACCGACTCATTTTAAAGGAAAGCTTACCAATGTTGGAGGAGAATATTTTTTTTAAAGATACAGACAATAAATATGTATACGTTAAAAAGATTAATAAAAAAGATAACAGTATGCAAGATATTATGATATATGATATTGGCGCACAAAATCCTAGAGTTATTTCAGCAAAAAAAGCTTTATGGACTGATAGTTATTGGTTGCTAAGCGAAGGCAAAATG
It encodes the following:
- a CDS encoding LptF/LptG family permease, which gives rise to MFKIIDRYFLKELFFPFLVAVFALVIIGLADVIFSLMDYVVNRGISSSVLVKILIYKIPAIIVLFLPVISLFSVMIVIFRMINDNEIPIYWTSGVIYERVIAPFFCFALFIVICSFVLTEYIVPVTNYRSNTMIHRLILKESLPMLEENIFFKDTDNKYVYVKKINKKDNSMQDIMIYDIGAQNPRVISAKKALWTDSYWLLSEGKMYNYEDDGFLSFEAGFAEMKIKVSYDMDNNYMKIRNPKEMSSSQIKQNIISLKKSGLDPKSMLVEYYLKFSSSVVNLVFALLGVVFVLIFVKSSKDVWGIIFSIASAILSISVFFFLTAYTRAMGIGGFLSPVFAAWIPTFFFLCLLLIFWLFRRRTY